In the [Clostridium] colinum genome, one interval contains:
- a CDS encoding DUF6106 family protein, whose amino-acid sequence MTKFYEQFITKDYGTLPNAINIVSKAILIIAVAIFAIFGFVGIFLAIPVFLLFILIEIYMVKKFLEYEYEYYDRDITISKIMAKRKRKVITTINVTNILKVTSVDSLGKDEKFIRCTIKGLNLKEVIIFINDKNNKKVGYLVGLDDKMLSILKKDNPTLFNYI is encoded by the coding sequence TTGACTAAATTTTATGAGCAATTTATAACAAAAGATTATGGAACATTGCCTAATGCTATAAATATTGTAAGCAAAGCTATATTAATAATAGCAGTAGCTATTTTTGCAATATTTGGATTTGTAGGAATATTTTTGGCTATACCTGTTTTTTTATTATTTATACTAATAGAAATTTATATGGTTAAAAAATTTTTAGAATATGAATATGAATATTATGATAGAGATATAACTATATCAAAAATAATGGCAAAAAGAAAAAGAAAAGTTATCACTACAATAAATGTTACAAATATATTAAAAGTTACTAGTGTAGATAGTTTAGGCAAAGATGAAAAATTTATAAGATGCACAATAAAAGGGTTAAATCTTAAAGAAGTTATAATTTTTATTAATGATAAAAACAATAAAAAGGTTGGTTATCTTGTTGGTTTAGATGATAAAATGTTATCTATATTAAAAAAGGATAATCCTACATTGTTTAATTATATTTAA
- the spoIIAA gene encoding anti-sigma F factor antagonist — protein sequence MKIECSKINRTLLVKLYGEIDHHYTEDIRDKIDREFNKQGCQNMILDFEDINFMDSSGIGMIIGRYKIVQEKNGKICAFGLKDNAKRIFDMSGLNKLINCFVTKEEAINSI from the coding sequence GTGAAAATAGAGTGTAGTAAAATTAATAGAACATTATTAGTTAAATTATATGGAGAAATAGACCATCATTATACAGAAGATATAAGAGATAAAATAGATAGAGAATTTAATAAACAAGGTTGTCAAAATATGATTTTAGATTTTGAAGATATAAATTTTATGGATAGCTCTGGTATAGGAATGATTATAGGAAGATATAAAATAGTACAAGAAAAAAATGGTAAAATATGTGCATTTGGTTTAAAAGATAATGCCAAAAGAATATTTGATATGTCTGGGCTTAACAAATTAATAAATTGTTTTGTAACAAAAGAAGAGGCTATAAATAGCATATAG
- the pstC gene encoding phosphate ABC transporter permease subunit PstC: MNTKKQESIFSENKNKSILEKSMYIVFLVCSLVAIIAVFAITIYMIISGTPAIFKIGIKDMLFNTVWKPTADIPSFGIAYIILTSIIGTFLSIVIGVPIGVLTAVFLSDIANKNVYRFIKPCVELLAGIPSIIYGLFGLLIINPIIYKIELFIFKNDPNHKFTGGANLLAAILVLAIMILPTVINVSETALKSVPLSLKQASLALGATRMQTIFKVCIPVAKSGIITAIVLGIGRAIGEAMAIVLVSGNSVNVPLPFNSVRFLTTGIVSEMSYSSGLHREALFTIGLILFVFIMVINIVISKILKKEDK; the protein is encoded by the coding sequence ATGAATACAAAAAAACAAGAAAGTATTTTTTCTGAAAATAAAAATAAATCTATTTTAGAAAAAAGTATGTATATAGTATTTTTAGTGTGTTCTCTAGTAGCTATTATAGCAGTATTTGCTATAACAATTTATATGATTATATCAGGTACACCAGCTATATTTAAAATAGGTATAAAAGATATGCTATTTAATACAGTTTGGAAACCAACAGCAGACATACCGTCTTTTGGTATAGCATATATTATTTTAACATCTATTATAGGTACATTTTTATCAATAGTTATAGGTGTTCCTATAGGAGTTCTTACTGCAGTGTTTTTATCAGACATAGCAAATAAAAATGTATATAGATTTATAAAGCCTTGTGTAGAGCTTTTAGCAGGTATTCCATCTATAATATATGGGTTATTTGGGCTTTTAATTATAAACCCTATTATATATAAAATAGAATTATTTATATTTAAAAATGACCCTAATCATAAATTTACAGGTGGTGCAAATTTATTAGCGGCTATATTAGTTTTGGCTATAATGATTTTACCAACAGTTATAAATGTTAGCGAAACGGCATTAAAATCAGTGCCTTTAAGCCTAAAGCAAGCATCTTTAGCGCTTGGAGCTACACGTATGCAAACTATATTTAAAGTTTGTATACCAGTTGCAAAGTCTGGTATAATAACAGCAATAGTTTTAGGTATTGGTAGAGCAATAGGTGAAGCAATGGCAATAGTTTTAGTATCTGGAAATTCAGTAAATGTACCACTTCCTTTTAATTCTGTAAGATTTTTAACAACTGGTATAGTGTCTGAAATGTCATATTCTTCAGGTTTACATAGAGAAGCATTATTTACAATAGGACTTATATTGTTTGTGTTTATAATGGTTATAAATATAGTTATAAGTAAAATATTAAAAAAGGAGGATAAATAA
- the yihA gene encoding ribosome biogenesis GTP-binding protein YihA/YsxC has translation MNVNNVELTAVCGRKDQYPNTDLPEIAFVGKSNVGKSSLINCMVNRKSLARTSQNPGKTRTINFYNIENIVHFVDLPGYGYARASKSEIEKWGKMIEEYLLEREQLKSIILLIDIRHEPSNNDKIMYDWLKHYGYKIIIVTTKSDKLKRSQINKHLAVIRKSLELDKEDILLPFSSQTKDGRENLWDIIKDIIK, from the coding sequence ATGAATGTAAATAATGTAGAATTGACGGCAGTTTGTGGAAGAAAAGACCAATACCCTAATACAGATTTACCAGAAATAGCCTTTGTAGGAAAATCTAACGTAGGAAAATCTTCTCTTATAAATTGTATGGTAAATAGAAAATCTTTAGCAAGAACAAGCCAAAACCCTGGAAAAACAAGAACTATAAATTTTTATAACATAGAAAATATAGTACATTTTGTAGATTTACCAGGATATGGTTATGCTAGAGCTTCTAAGTCTGAAATTGAAAAATGGGGCAAAATGATAGAAGAATATCTTTTAGAAAGAGAGCAATTAAAATCTATAATATTATTAATAGATATAAGACACGAACCTAGTAATAATGATAAAATAATGTATGATTGGCTAAAACATTATGGGTATAAAATAATAATAGTTACTACAAAAAGTGATAAATTAAAAAGAAGCCAAATAAATAAACATTTAGCAGTAATAAGAAAAAGTCTTGAGCTTGATAAAGAAGATATATTACTTCCTTTTTCTAGCCAAACTAAAGATGGAAGAGAAAATTTGTGGGATATTATAAAAGATATTATAAAATAG
- the sigF gene encoding RNA polymerase sporulation sigma factor SigF has protein sequence MNGDILELIKLAQNGDDKAVEIIIEQNSGLIWSVVKRFLNRGYDAEDLFQIGSIGLLKCIKKFDTNYEVKFSTYAVPMIMGEIKRFLRDDGLIKVSRPLKEIATKAKYMRDTLTKDNNEEPTINELAIAIDVSVEDLVLALDADREVESLYSTVYQNDGKSVYLIDKLELKNDNQEKIVDSIVLKDIIEKLDPREKTVINLRYFEDKTQSQVAKLIGVSQVQVSRIEKKVLAKIREKFG, from the coding sequence ATGAATGGTGATATATTAGAGCTAATAAAACTTGCACAAAACGGAGACGATAAAGCGGTAGAAATAATAATAGAACAAAATTCTGGGCTTATATGGAGTGTTGTAAAAAGATTTTTAAACAGAGGATATGATGCAGAAGATTTATTTCAGATAGGGTCTATTGGGCTTTTAAAATGTATTAAAAAATTTGATACTAATTATGAAGTAAAATTTTCTACATATGCTGTACCTATGATTATGGGTGAGATAAAAAGATTTTTAAGAGATGATGGGTTAATAAAAGTGTCTAGACCTTTAAAAGAAATAGCTACAAAAGCTAAATATATGAGAGATACTCTTACAAAAGACAATAATGAAGAACCTACAATAAATGAGCTTGCAATAGCTATAGATGTATCGGTAGAAGATTTAGTTTTAGCCTTAGATGCAGATAGAGAGGTAGAGTCATTATATAGTACAGTTTATCAAAATGATGGAAAAAGTGTATATTTGATAGATAAGCTAGAGCTAAAAAATGATAACCAAGAAAAAATAGTAGATAGCATTGTTCTAAAAGATATAATAGAAAAATTAGACCCAAGAGAAAAAACAGTAATAAATCTTAGATATTTTGAAGATAAAACACAAAGCCAAGTTGCTAAATTAATAGGTGTATCACAGGTGCAAGTTTCTAGAATAGAGAAAAAAGTATTAGCTAAAATAAGAGAAAAATTTGGATAA
- a CDS encoding undecaprenyl-diphosphate phosphatase yields MQNLIEIFKAIFLGIVEGITEWLPISSTGHMILVEQVLSLNLSDKFKEMFFVVIQLGAILAVIFIYFHKLNPFSPSKTKRQKHQTFILWFKVIFACIPAGIIGILFDDKIDALFYNYPTVATMLIVYGILFIYIENVHKDKSFKVNTLNALSYKTAFFIGLFQVLALIPGTSRSGATIVGAMLIGTSRVVATEFTFFLAIPVMLGASLLKVLKFGFEWSPLEIQVLLSGTIVSFVVSIFAIKFLVNYIKTNNFKVFGYYRIILGIIVLGFFFLNK; encoded by the coding sequence ATGCAAAATCTAATAGAAATTTTTAAAGCTATATTTTTAGGTATTGTTGAAGGTATAACTGAATGGTTGCCTATTAGTAGTACTGGTCATATGATTTTAGTAGAACAAGTTTTATCCCTTAATTTAAGTGATAAATTTAAAGAAATGTTTTTTGTTGTTATCCAACTTGGTGCTATATTAGCTGTTATATTTATATATTTTCATAAGCTAAACCCATTTTCACCTAGTAAAACAAAAAGACAAAAGCATCAAACATTTATCCTTTGGTTTAAGGTTATATTTGCTTGTATACCTGCTGGAATAATAGGTATTTTATTTGATGACAAAATAGACGCTTTATTTTATAACTATCCAACCGTTGCTACTATGTTAATTGTTTATGGTATACTATTTATATATATAGAAAATGTTCATAAAGATAAATCTTTTAAAGTAAATACATTAAATGCTTTATCTTACAAAACTGCTTTTTTTATTGGACTTTTTCAAGTTTTAGCCCTAATACCTGGTACATCTAGGTCTGGAGCTACCATAGTAGGCGCTATGCTTATTGGTACATCTAGAGTTGTAGCTACAGAATTTACGTTCTTTTTAGCTATTCCTGTTATGCTTGGTGCTAGCCTTTTAAAAGTCTTAAAATTTGGCTTTGAATGGAGCCCTCTAGAAATACAAGTTTTATTATCTGGAACAATTGTTTCTTTTGTTGTTTCTATATTTGCTATAAAATTTTTAGTAAACTATATAAAAACTAACAATTTTAAAGTATTTGGATATTATAGAATTATACTTGGTATAATAGTTTTAGGTTTCTTTTTCTTAAATAAATAA
- the pstA gene encoding phosphate ABC transporter permease PstA, translated as MENSIYNKKSRPLDNILLGLIYLSMLITVFLLVSIIGYVTYRGISKVNWEFISTVPSAINETFGILGNIINTLYIIVITLLIALPIGIGAAIYLNEYAKNMKFVRIIEFTTETLAGIPSIIYGLFGMVFFGITLKLKFSILCGSLTLTIMILPLIIRTTTESLRTVPKGYRDGAIGMGSTKWYMIRTIILPSALPGIVTGIILAMGRIIGESAALLFTAGSVYLLPRNLFTHIFNSGGTLTIQMYLSMSKAEYDNAFGVGFVLLCLVFLLNIITKLILKKGKNN; from the coding sequence ATGGAAAATAGTATTTATAATAAAAAATCTAGACCTTTAGATAATATTTTACTTGGGTTAATATATTTATCAATGTTAATAACTGTATTTTTATTAGTATCTATAATAGGTTATGTAACATACAGAGGAATTTCAAAAGTTAATTGGGAGTTTATATCCACAGTACCTTCGGCAATTAATGAAACATTTGGTATATTAGGTAATATAATTAATACACTTTATATTATAGTTATTACATTATTAATAGCTTTACCAATAGGTATAGGAGCGGCTATATATTTAAATGAATATGCTAAAAATATGAAATTTGTTCGTATTATAGAATTTACAACAGAAACTTTAGCAGGTATACCTTCTATAATATATGGACTTTTTGGTATGGTATTTTTTGGCATAACACTAAAGCTAAAATTTTCTATATTATGCGGTAGTTTAACTTTAACAATAATGATTTTACCTTTAATAATAAGAACAACGACAGAATCTTTAAGGACTGTTCCAAAGGGGTATAGAGATGGTGCAATAGGTATGGGAAGTACAAAATGGTATATGATAAGGACTATTATATTACCTAGTGCATTACCTGGTATAGTTACAGGTATAATACTTGCTATGGGTAGAATAATTGGAGAATCTGCGGCATTGTTATTTACAGCAGGTAGTGTTTATTTATTACCTAGAAACTTATTTACACATATATTTAATTCTGGTGGAACACTAACAATACAAATGTATCTTAGTATGTCTAAGGCAGAATATGATAATGCATTTGGTGTAGGATTTGTTTTATTATGTTTAGTATTTTTACTTAACATTATAACTAAACTTATATTAAAAAAGGGTAAAAATAATTAA
- a CDS encoding 3'-5' exonuclease has protein sequence MNKDFLNSLIKKSDLKNTDYFVYNKSKTIKNNTEKNIIFTTISNPNFKNYIVLDFETTGLSHINDKIVEIGALKIIDNNIKDKFDTLINPKTTIPPFISSKINITNDMVKNKPFIEDIFKDFFDFLEDLPLVIHNAKFDMKFLIHNTNNLGFDIKNSALDTVSVTKTLFPELKKYNLAFLCNHFNISNPNAHRAMSDVLATYELYKILYNKFNK, from the coding sequence ATGAATAAAGATTTTTTAAATAGCTTAATAAAAAAATCTGATTTAAAAAATACAGATTATTTTGTATATAATAAATCAAAAACTATAAAAAATAACACAGAAAAAAATATTATATTTACAACTATATCTAACCCAAATTTTAAAAATTATATTGTACTAGACTTTGAAACAACAGGTTTATCACATATTAATGATAAAATTGTAGAAATAGGTGCTTTAAAAATAATAGATAATAATATAAAAGATAAATTTGATACACTTATAAATCCCAAAACTACTATCCCACCTTTTATATCCAGTAAAATTAATATTACAAATGATATGGTTAAAAATAAGCCTTTTATTGAGGATATTTTTAAAGATTTTTTTGATTTTTTAGAAGATTTACCACTAGTTATACATAATGCAAAATTTGATATGAAATTTTTAATTCATAATACAAATAATTTAGGGTTTGATATTAAAAACTCTGCATTAGATACTGTTTCTGTTACAAAAACTTTATTTCCAGAGCTAAAAAAATACAATCTAGCTTTTTTATGTAATCATTTTAACATATCAAATCCAAATGCTCATAGAGCTATGTCAGATGTTTTAGCTACGTATGAATTATACAAAATTTTATATAATAAATTTAATAAATAA
- the pstB gene encoding phosphate ABC transporter ATP-binding protein PstB — protein sequence MENNIKISVENLNLYYGAHHALKNINMNIEKGKITAFIGPSGCGKSTFLKTLNRMNDLVENVKIEGKVLLDGEDIYSPKVDTTLLRKKVGMVFQQPNPFPMSIYDNIAYGPRIHGIKSKAILDEIVEKSLQGAAIFDEVKDRLKKPALGLSGGQQQRICIARALAVKPEVLLMDEPTSALDPISTIKIEELMLELKKEYTVVTVTHNMQQAARVSDYTSFFLVGEMVEMGTTDDIFSRPRDKRTEDYITGRFG from the coding sequence ATGGAAAATAATATAAAAATTTCTGTTGAAAACTTAAATTTATATTATGGTGCTCACCACGCACTTAAAAATATAAATATGAATATAGAAAAAGGTAAAATAACAGCTTTTATAGGGCCTTCTGGTTGTGGTAAATCTACATTCTTAAAAACTCTTAATAGAATGAATGACCTTGTTGAAAATGTAAAAATAGAAGGCAAAGTATTATTAGATGGAGAAGATATATATTCTCCAAAAGTAGATACTACATTGCTTAGAAAAAAGGTTGGCATGGTATTTCAACAACCAAACCCATTTCCTATGAGTATATATGATAATATTGCATATGGACCTAGAATACACGGTATAAAATCAAAAGCTATTTTAGATGAAATAGTGGAAAAAAGTCTACAAGGTGCGGCTATTTTTGATGAAGTTAAAGATAGGTTAAAAAAACCAGCTTTAGGTCTATCTGGTGGACAACAACAAAGAATTTGTATAGCTAGAGCATTAGCTGTTAAACCAGAAGTGCTTTTAATGGACGAGCCTACGTCTGCTTTAGACCCTATATCTACAATAAAAATAGAAGAACTTATGTTAGAGCTAAAAAAAGAATATACCGTTGTTACAGTTACTCATAATATGCAACAAGCGGCAAGGGTATCAGATTATACTTCGTTTTTCTTAGTGGGGGAAATGGTAGAAATGGGAACAACAGATGATATTTTCTCAAGACCGAGAGATAAAAGAACAGAAGATTATATTACAGGAAGATTTGGATAA
- a CDS encoding ABC transporter ATP-binding protein: MAGLRLKNIVKKYDNGFEAVKNFNLDIEDREFIVFVGPSGCGKSTTLRMIAGLEEISSGELYIGDRMVNDVAPKDRNIAMVFQNYALYPHMTVYDNMAFALKIRKTPKEEIDRKVRAAAEILDIEHLLDRKPKALSGGQRQRVAMGRAIVRSPEVFLMDEPLSNLDAKLRGQMRIEIAKLYHELNTTFIYVTHDQTEAMTLGTRIVVMKDGIIQQVDSPKEIYENPQNIFVAGFIGMPQMNFLDASIIEKDGKVLVSVLGKEIELSKEKQSILKDDGYIGKDVILGIRPENIKCIINNITPDGNTVFKSKIEVYENLGAETYLHIEENKKQIIIKTATVDNAPTSGEIEYMFDLNKVYLFDKDTEKTIFNKK; encoded by the coding sequence ATGGCAGGATTAAGACTTAAAAACATAGTAAAAAAATATGATAATGGATTTGAAGCAGTTAAAAATTTTAATTTAGACATTGAAGATAGAGAGTTTATAGTTTTTGTAGGGCCTTCTGGTTGTGGTAAATCTACTACACTAAGAATGATAGCAGGGCTTGAAGAAATATCTAGCGGTGAGCTTTACATAGGGGATAGAATGGTAAATGATGTTGCACCTAAAGATAGAAACATAGCTATGGTTTTTCAAAACTATGCATTATATCCACATATGACAGTTTATGATAATATGGCCTTTGCCTTAAAGATTAGAAAAACACCTAAAGAAGAAATAGATAGAAAAGTTAGAGCAGCGGCAGAAATATTAGATATAGAGCATCTTTTAGACAGAAAACCAAAAGCACTATCAGGAGGTCAAAGACAAAGGGTTGCTATGGGTAGAGCTATTGTTCGTAGCCCAGAAGTATTTTTAATGGACGAACCTTTATCAAACCTTGATGCTAAGCTTAGAGGGCAAATGCGTATAGAAATTGCTAAGCTTTATCACGAGCTTAACACAACATTTATTTATGTTACACACGACCAAACAGAAGCGATGACATTAGGAACTAGAATAGTTGTTATGAAAGATGGAATTATTCAACAAGTAGACTCTCCAAAAGAAATATATGAAAATCCACAAAATATTTTTGTTGCAGGGTTTATAGGTATGCCACAAATGAACTTTTTAGATGCTTCTATCATAGAAAAAGATGGAAAAGTATTAGTTAGTGTTTTAGGTAAAGAAATTGAATTATCTAAAGAAAAACAATCTATTTTAAAAGATGATGGATATATTGGAAAAGATGTTATTTTAGGTATTAGACCAGAAAATATTAAATGTATTATAAATAATATTACTCCAGATGGAAATACAGTATTTAAATCTAAAATAGAAGTTTATGAAAATTTAGGAGCTGAAACATACCTTCATATAGAAGAAAATAAAAAACAAATAATTATAAAAACAGCTACTGTTGACAATGCACCTACATCTGGTGAAATTGAATATATGTTTGATTTAAATAAGGTTTATCTTTTTGATAAAGATACAGAAAAAACAATTTTTAATAAAAAATAA
- the spoIIAB gene encoding anti-sigma F factor, with the protein MQYSNKVSLILDANSKNEAFARISVSAFATQLDPTLEQLDDIKMAVSEAVTNAIIHGYEGIENGKIHIECKILNDTLYIDIEDKGKGIENIEKAMEPLYTSKPNMERSGMGFTVMETFMDSIEVISKLGEGTKVCLAKKINKN; encoded by the coding sequence ATGCAATATAGTAATAAAGTTAGTTTAATATTAGATGCTAATTCTAAAAATGAGGCTTTTGCAAGAATAAGCGTTTCTGCTTTTGCTACACAATTAGACCCAACTTTAGAACAGTTAGATGACATAAAAATGGCAGTATCTGAAGCCGTTACTAATGCTATAATACACGGCTATGAAGGGATAGAAAATGGCAAAATACATATAGAATGTAAAATATTAAATGACACATTATATATAGACATAGAGGATAAAGGAAAAGGAATTGAAAATATAGAAAAAGCTATGGAACCACTTTATACATCAAAGCCAAATATGGAGCGCTCTGGAATGGGTTTTACTGTTATGGAAACATTTATGGATAGTATAGAGGTAATATCTAAGCTAGGTGAAGGTACAAAAGTTTGTTTGGCAAAAAAAATAAATAAAAATTAG
- a CDS encoding DUF6715 family protein, with protein MTKKGNNVIGILFIILVIFILIGFFVFSSINSNDTAGYFDKEDKSVAKPIYEKVMSISEENYPKTPEEVVSLYTEGYKLLYGDKIKDMSIVSNILEKQRILLSDEIISKNSLEEQTNNVLASIENLKENKVKITSIEVKPTMYDPRNNNIAYVKVDKKDNLFQTYYYLYYLKIEGDKWKITGWYNTDENYNIINNK; from the coding sequence ATGACAAAAAAAGGGAATAATGTAATAGGTATACTTTTTATAATTTTAGTTATTTTTATTTTAATAGGTTTTTTTGTTTTTTCTAGCATTAATAGTAATGATACAGCAGGATATTTTGATAAAGAAGATAAATCTGTTGCAAAACCAATATATGAAAAAGTTATGAGCATAAGTGAAGAAAATTATCCTAAAACACCAGAAGAAGTAGTTAGTTTATATACAGAAGGATATAAGCTTTTATATGGAGATAAAATAAAAGATATGTCAATAGTTTCTAATATATTAGAAAAACAAAGAATTTTGTTATCAGATGAAATAATATCTAAAAACTCTTTAGAAGAACAAACAAATAATGTTTTAGCTAGCATAGAAAATTTAAAAGAAAATAAAGTAAAAATAACAAGTATAGAAGTTAAGCCAACTATGTATGACCCAAGAAATAATAATATAGCATATGTAAAAGTTGATAAAAAAGATAATCTATTTCAAACTTATTATTATCTTTACTATTTAAAGATAGAAGGGGATAAATGGAAAATAACTGGTTGGTATAATACAGATGAAAATTACAATATTATAAATAATAAATAA
- a CDS encoding phosphate ABC transporter substrate-binding protein, translating into MLVGCTGEESSNINDSLSGTVTINGSTSMEKLTNYLAEVFMQKHPNVFVTAQFTGSSAGIEAVANKTVDIGNSSRALKQSELDKGVVENVVAIDGIAIITHSKNSVDNLTLDQLRGIYEGTIKNWSEVGGEDAGIVVIGREAGSGARGAFEEIIDLEDKCKYSQEIDSNGAVVGKVDSTPGSIGYVSLDVIHNFTVKPLQIDGFEPSVENIKSGDYVLSRPFVMATKGEISEQRPEVQEIFNFLSSEEGKYLIEKVGLISLN; encoded by the coding sequence ATGTTAGTTGGGTGTACAGGAGAAGAAAGTAGTAATATTAATGACAGTTTAAGCGGAACAGTTACTATTAATGGCTCCACATCTATGGAGAAACTTACTAATTATTTAGCAGAAGTTTTTATGCAAAAACACCCAAATGTTTTTGTAACGGCACAATTTACAGGGTCTAGTGCAGGTATAGAAGCCGTTGCTAATAAAACAGTAGATATTGGTAATTCTTCTAGAGCTTTAAAGCAATCTGAGCTTGATAAAGGTGTTGTAGAAAATGTAGTAGCCATAGATGGTATTGCAATTATAACACATTCTAAAAATAGCGTAGATAACTTAACTTTAGACCAACTTAGAGGTATATACGAAGGTACAATAAAAAATTGGAGTGAAGTTGGTGGCGAAGATGCTGGAATAGTTGTTATTGGTAGAGAGGCAGGGTCTGGAGCTAGAGGAGCTTTTGAAGAAATTATAGACCTAGAAGATAAATGTAAATATTCACAAGAGATAGATTCTAACGGTGCCGTTGTAGGTAAAGTAGATTCTACACCAGGGTCTATAGGTTATGTTTCTTTAGATGTTATACATAATTTTACAGTTAAGCCTTTACAAATAGATGGGTTTGAACCAAGTGTAGAAAATATAAAATCTGGAGATTATGTGCTTTCTCGTCCATTTGTTATGGCAACTAAAGGAGAAATATCAGAGCAAAGACCAGAAGTACAAGAAATATTTAACTTTTTAAGCAGTGAAGAAGGAAAATATTTAATAGAAAAAGTAGGACTAATTAGTTTAAATTAA
- the lexA gene encoding transcriptional repressor LexA, protein MEPLTEKQQLILDYIKTQVKLNGVVPSIREICKATGLSSTSSVHLHLESLEKKGYIKRKQSKNRNIEILEKNFYNNYYEELVNIPILGDVSAGLPTFATESIESYFPIPVTYLKNNDAFMLRVFGDSMINAGIHDGDLVLVNKQSTANNRDIVIALIDDETTCKRFFIENNTVILKPENDLYKPIICKNVTILGKVIGLFRSF, encoded by the coding sequence ATGGAACCATTAACAGAAAAACAACAACTTATTTTAGATTATATAAAAACTCAAGTTAAACTAAATGGTGTCGTTCCATCTATTAGAGAAATTTGTAAAGCAACTGGCCTTTCTTCTACTTCTTCTGTTCATCTTCATCTGGAAAGCTTAGAAAAAAAAGGCTATATAAAAAGAAAACAATCAAAAAATAGAAATATTGAAATTTTAGAAAAAAATTTTTATAATAACTACTATGAAGAATTAGTAAATATACCTATATTAGGCGATGTATCTGCTGGGTTACCTACCTTTGCAACAGAAAGTATTGAAAGCTATTTTCCTATCCCTGTTACCTATTTAAAAAATAATGATGCTTTTATGCTACGAGTTTTTGGAGATAGTATGATAAATGCTGGTATACATGATGGAGATTTAGTTTTAGTAAACAAACAGTCTACTGCTAATAATAGAGATATAGTTATAGCTTTAATAGATGATGAAACAACTTGTAAAAGATTTTTTATAGAAAATAATACTGTAATTTTAAAACCAGAAAATGATTTATACAAACCTATAATATGTAAAAATGTTACTATTTTAGGAAAAGTAATAGGTCTTTTTAGGAGTTTTTAA